The genomic window ATGTTTTTCTTATCCATAACATCACTTTTTTATGACAGCATCAGTTTCAGGCAGGAAGAAGATAGGGTTGACTCCAAGATGACAATAAGAACTTTTTAAGTAGGGGTGCGGAATCAATGAATAACTTGAGAAAAGGCAAAACATGTATGTGCTTTTATTGgggctttttttttttatacatgCTCTTCTCATGTTGCAAATGGTGCTAGTAGTTGTTTCTCAAAATGTAGACCCAGACACCAGATTTGCATGTTTATAtagtaaattcatttattttctctATGTTTGCATCTTTTTTAACACCATAATTGGTAAACATTTAGTGGAAAAAGAATCTTCTCACCTGAAATCAAAGGCTTAAACTGAAAAAGCCAATTTCATAGTGTCCGTTCCTGAGAtaaagtaccatggaggctctTATACTAAAAGCTGGAATGTATTTTGCCCAttgtacttttaaaaaaataggtaaattaatttatgtatgttaaattaaagagtaaaatggtcattatgttaaaattttcgtttatttttatgGTTAAGTTAGTATGAGGTACACGCTGCACGTACATGGCATTGTTTGATTATTTCATGAACCACATTAGTATAGgtgaatgaattttttaacaaaaaaaagtcaatttgttcttttatcaaattttaaagaggtaaaatataatatgatttttagtaTAGTGATTTCTATACTTTTACTAGATTTTTTAATAATCTGGAACAGACAAAAAAAAATAGTCTTCCACTTCATTTTtagtatgaaaataaaaattctaagaaTCAATTAGGTTTTGGATgggatttttactaaaatattactaaaaaaataaaaaaataccagaatattactaactttttattatttatgaaaataatgcaaaaaaaaatagaacagTGGAAAATCGGATGCCacaggcggcaccaaaggtgcctttGCCAGATGCGGCACAAGACTAAAATGTAATGATCTAAAGTTTCAAGGACTTGAtatgtaaatttaccattttgaattttgaaagtgaattggtgCCGCCTGGGTGTGGTGGCACTAAAGTTGAAACGTGactaattgccttctaagcccttcttatttattattttttttattcttcttcaactcactcttttatttaataaacaagccctcaacctatttttgtagttaaataagctcttaatctatgatttttactcataaaagccctttattttattattaaagtaaatatagtttacctaaaataaagctatttaaaaaagtataaattaattcgcattttatgtttatgtgaatttgatgagaatagtttattaaataaaaaaatttatgtttatcAAAGGCTTATAGCTATAATAGTCCCTtaagaaaaaaccaaaaaaagttACTAAGCCCCTTGACTTAATTTGAACCCAGTTGAGCCCTTATCATTAacctgaaaaattaattaagctcttacattaataattttcacatttcgTTACATTGACCATTAAAATCAATTAACGGACCAATTAGATGACGAAATATGACAGGCTGTGATTTAATCTTTCATACCTccgataaaaatcataaaaatatctatctataatatatataaaagcacgagTCTTGAAAAAATTTTTGAACTgacaaaaatatcatttattgttaattatattactaaactacattagaataataatttattaatattattatataataataaaaagtaagattaattaaaataatatattaatgtgaaattaactAATTTGGTCATATATTATAAAGGCTctacttaaaaaaaacataatatattattaattaataaaactataaatctataaaatcattgaatataattggatgaatttaaaataataagaattcaaaatttttaattaaataaaaatatttttatatataaatactctttataaatttaaaaataattataatttaatagaagttgtgagaattatatatttcaaaataattataatttaaactgcaattattattaaaaatattgtgttaattttaaaatagaattgttatttaaatagaactctaagcataaaatataggaaaaagacaaaaaaattgtgataattataattataatttattgttattagttaaaaaatttgaCGATGCTACTTTTATTAAAGTAGAGtagagttattacttaattagaattctaaatatcttaattatcacttaactaatattagatttaattaaaaaaattaatagaaatactaGCCATGCTTTATTGAAAAAccaaaagtaataataaaattgattacccataaatgtaacccaaatagaaaaaataaattataattataaactattctcatcaaatttagtaaatttttttatttaataaattattctcatcaaattcacataaacataaaatgtgaattagtttatacttttttaaatagctttactttaggtaaaatatatttactttaataataaaataaaagacttttatgagtaaaaattatagattaagagcttatttaactacaaaaataggttgagggcttgtttattaaataaaaaagtgagttgaaggagaataaaaagaaaataacaaataaggagggcttagaaggcaattagccacGTTTCAACTTTAGTGCCGCCACACTCACAGGCGGCAccaattcattttcaaaattcaaaatgataaatttcaTATCAGGTCATTGAAACTTTAGatcattacattttagtcctgtGCCGCCTTTGGCAAAGGCATCTTTGGTGCCACCTATGGCATCCGATTTTTCACTGTTctgtttttttgtattattttggtaaataataaaaagttagtaatattttagtattttttatttttttagtaatattttagtaaaaatcccGTTTTGGATCCTTCAGCCCCCTTTTCTTTTTTATGGTttcattttgtataaatttggattttTAGTTCAAAATTTATTTCGGTTTAAAAGTTAGTTAGGTTCTTCTGCTTGTGATTTAGCCATTGGTTTCTACATTATATAGGATAAGGATGTTTTAATTATAGTTTTAATTATAGTTgtacttttttaaataattaatggtaatttttaatttcttttatagaTTTAATAGGCATCCAATCCAAATTGGTCCATCAGTGAGAGAGCTCTTAAATTAATACTCCCCCAAACCCAATAATGTTTGAATAAGATGGATCGGTTGCATTGATTcgattaaaattttgattgaatcaATGGTTCAAatgattgaattattttttttttgtaaattttttaataatttttaattaaaccaATCGAATTGATAAACCagtaatttaatttattcaattattaatctAGTTTTAAAAACATTgcttatttaagtaaaaaaaatagttaatatgtagtttatcTCCTAAACTTATCTAAAAGTACCtaattggtatttaaattttattaaattgcaGAATAATTTGAAAGAACTATATAAGCaacaaaatatgataaatttatctAATTTTCGTTATGATTGGATACACATGAAGTTGTAATAAATTAAAACGacaattgaatataattaaatagtattgagttctcaattaaaattaaaattatgtgggAAGGATATTATTGATGAGGACTTGTTAGAGAACAAAAACTCAACTTCTCATACTTTGAATGTGCATTAAAtacgataaatttaaaaataaactttatattagccctaaaaaaaattatatttttcgagATGCATGGATCCGTTTTCTGTTTTCTGTAAGGCTTAAAAAATctctaatttcaaatttcaaaatttttcgtttTACATCAATcaatcaatttcaaaaaaaaaaaggttcatgAAACCCTAATCAGATGCTTTGATCTCTGCCCCCAACCATGCGGCAACTACCAACAATTTGAAATGAGCCGCAAAGTAGATGCCACTGGAATATATCCCATCCAATCCAATCAAAGCATTTAAATGTTGtccctcaaaaaaaaaattttaaatgctaaattaaacttttttatttttcatgttgggttggtaattatttttctcaatattcaaaattgtgtaacttataaatattaagttaaataattgtaaataatattaattaaattatagataGATACATAAAGTACCCCTAAAGTTAAAGGTTTTGAGGCTTTAGATATATTACATGTGagttttttcataaattattgttgtttgaatatatttcagtttataaccggttaaatatatattagtttataatttaaagtaaaattatcaTTCGGGGAAAGTAAACATTCGATCAATACGTCATAATTTAGATTTATTCGTTACATTTTACATTGAATTGTTTTTAGTTATGATTAATACTTATGATTATACTTACAAactcattcaaaaaaaaaaaagagataatgtaacatttaattattgaatttgataaattttccTAAATTGGTctctaaaattattttctatattaaTTTCGGAActtgatattttttataatttgaccCTTGAATTTAAATTCCTTTAAAGTGTGACCActtgaaattttcaattcaaataatgtggccgtaaaattcaaatattgaatattactttataaaaaatacaataatttttttttcaattcacatggatttcaattttcattttttgaataatttttttttaaaaaaaagttagaaatctCAACACATGAGTATATATGTGGAACTTATGGATTTACAACACATATGTGTGTGTTTAAAAGTAACATTCAATAAATAAcgaaatatataatttgaaactaattaattataataacacataaaaatatgtacgatataaaaataaaaaattagattaaattgagagtaatttaaacatataaatacatcaGAAAAATAATACTAAATGCATTGTAATGGTTTATCATGGTGTTGTCACCAATCGTTAGTGTTGAGTTAACTTATGACACAAactcaattaataatattattaaaaatgtataaaatatattagaatgagattttagataaatttaaaattttactaaatcAATTGGCACgggtttaaatatttaattatgtatatattttttattaaaatactcttgaataatataaaatattttaattaaatttttttttcataacttTTCTAATCGAATTGGTGCTCAATTTATTCGTGATGCCAACTCAATAAaagattttattaatagtatatttATTAACAACAACTAataataaattgtatatattaaataatctaTTCCAAACCTAGCCAAAAAAACAAGCACATCTTTCACCCTTTAATTTCTTCACGTAAGGCCTTCATGATTCTTTATTTCCGACCCACACTCTCTAAAGAAaactcttcttcttcctctctctaCAGACacgcaaaagaaaaaaaaggcatGAAACCACCACTTGTAGGTTATGGTCATTGTAAACCCAATTCTATGGGCTAAGAGAGCGAGGTGGTGGAATAAAATATCAGCAGCTAACGGTACGTATACACCATCAGCAAAAGCACAAATGGCTTAGGAATTGTAACCAACAAAAACAAGTACTATAATTGTCTTTAATGGTGAGTCGTGGGCACATCCCTTACCAGAACATAAATAACATGTGTTGGGTTGGATTCCCTTTTTTCTTTCccaaattcaaataaaacaaaCCCACTTCAAGTCTGTATTTTTGATGTCACCGTGTCACTCTCTCCATGTCTCTCGATAGCTGCAAACATTTGCGGACCACTGACACAGTAATGCTCCTTAGTCCTTCTCCTGTTGTGTCTATTATTGTGTATATAGGAATCGCCTTTCTTTTTTTGCATTTAAAGCTGTTGCCTTTAATTTCATAGGGTGTACGTTAGCCGTCagatttcaatttcttttatttgcgTGAAAAAGGGAATAGTTTTGAGTTAATTGAAGTaacaggtttttttttaaaagatcttcattggaatatgatttgaatggatAGTTGCTGGAGGTGTAAAGATGAGTGAAAGTGGAACTAGTCAAAGGAAGAAGCGAAAGCGTTTAATTCCAGTGGTGGAGGAAGTAGGTAAAGATGGGGATCAGCAAATTAAAGCTGGTGATGGAAATAGTGGTGACCAAGGAGATCAAAGTTGGCTCGgtgtaggtggtggtggtggggGTGTTGAGAGTGTTTTGCAGTGGTTTGGCGAAGATGGTGTGAATGGAGGAGGTGAAGGTTTTAAGCTTTGGGGTGTCGGAAATGAAGGTGGGTTTGGGCTTGGGATGGATGGGTCTGGTGAAGGTGGTGCTGGATTTGGTGATGATGGTGTGTTTGGGGGTGTGGGTGGGTCTGGTGGGGTTGCATTTGGTGGAATGGGTCTCGCAGATGGTCTAATGGAAGGCTTATTTGGTGGAGTTTGTGAACCAAACAAGGGTTTCATCAATGTTGGTGGTGAAGTAAGCCAGTTGTTTGCCGGTGAAGCTGAGTGTAGCAATGTGGGTGGTAATGGTATTCAGGGGTTTCTTGATGAAACCCTTGTTGCTGGTCTGGGAAATGAAGGCAAGCAGGCTAAGGGTAAGCGTGGTAGGCCAAAGGGTTCaaagaaaaacaacaacaacaagaagAAAACTATTGGTGGTGAACATATTATTGAAGGGTTAAGTGATAACAAGGTTGAAATGGAAGATCCCCTTAAGCCTAAACGTGGTCGGCCAAAGGGTGCAATGAACAAGAAGAAGAGAACTGTTGGTGGTGAACAGATTATTGAAGGGTTAAGTGATAACAAGGTTGAAATGGAAGATCCCCTTAAGCCTAAACGTGGTCGGCCAAAGGGTAcaacgaagaagaagaagaagaagaagaagaagaaaactatTGGTAGTGAACATTGTATTGAAGGGTTAAGTGATAGCAGGGTTGAAATGGAAAATCCCCTTAAGCCTAAACGTGGTCGGCCAAAGGGTTcaacgaagaagaagaagaagaaaactatTGGTGGTGAACAAAGTATTGAAGGGTTAAGTGATAGCAAGGTTGAAATGGAAGATCCCCTTAAGCCTAAACGTGGTCGGCCAAAGGGTACAatgaacaagaagaagaagaaaactatTGGTGGTGAGCAGAGTATTGAAGTGTTTAGTAATAGCAAGGTTGAAATGGAAGATCCCCTTAAAGCCAATCCTAAACGTGGTCGGCCAAAGGGTTCAAAGAATAAACAGAAAAAGCTTGCTAGTGGAGTTGGTGCTGATGACAAGGTTGGAAATGAGATTGTTTGTGTGATGGAGAAGCAAGGTCTTGCAATGGGTACTAGTGGTGACAATGTGCAGTTGAACAGTAGGAATGGTAAGCCAAAGGTTTCTAAAAATGAGAAGGAAATCATTGTTGAAGAAAACCAAGATATGTCTGGTGAAATTGGGGGTGGTGAAGGTGCAGATGGCATTCATAAGAGAGATAATGTTGTTCAACCAAAGAGAAAAGTGGGCCGGGGCCGGCCAAAGGGTTCAAAGAATAAGCCGAAAAGTAGTGATGAGAAACTTGGACTGTCAAGTGAACAGCAGACCTTTCCGGTTGACATTGTAGGGGGTTATTTTGTTGATAGAGGATTTGGTTTAGTGAGGACTCCCCTTGTAAGGGACGAAGATATGGTAATGCCTGTTGAAGCTGTTACTTGTGGGGATGCTATTGGCAAGAAGATTGATGGTCGAAGGTGGAATCGTGGCCGACCCAAAGGTTCAAAGAATAAGAGAAAACGTCCATATTTCTTGATGAAAAAGAGTTGTAGCATTAAGTCTCAGGCTGAGAGAAAACGGTTTGTAGGAAATACTTTGAAGATGAACAAGGGTATTTCAAGTAAGCATCTTCGAGACAATTTAGGCATGCGGAAGAAAGTGTTAACAGCTGGTGTTCGAGGCCATTTAAACAAGAGAAGAAATGTATTAACAGCTAATTTTGGCAATGCTCAAAGGAAGAGTAGAACGAGGAAAAAGAATTCTAGCAGTCAATCAGAAAGTTCAGATTCAACAGTGAGTTTTACTTGAACTATTTTTTCAGATTACTGATGAGATTTGTAACTGGGAAAACTAAACCACTAAGCATTACGCACAATATGCTAATTCATTAACTTATAAATTAGACCATGCTTTGTTGTTAAAAGGAAAGCTCTAAACTTCAAAGAACTGAATTGAAGATTTTGTCTGACTTTATGAACTGGTAGCAGTTGTAGCAGTTATAGTTTCTTTACTTTGCTAAATGTTTCTTGTATAGTGTAGAACTGGGTAAAGAAATAAACAGCTATTGTATGGTGGAGAATTGCATTATTTCTTAGAgagtatctttttttttttgttcttggaaggaaattgagttcTGAGAGTAGTATGAGATGGGAATAGATATCATAAGCTGTTTGGTTATGGAACCATCAGGAAGGGGCCACATTTTATCTATAAAATGAATGGAAAAGTTGTATGCACTTTGAAAGTTTCTATTCAATTGTCTAGGCTAAATTTCATGGTAAGATCACACTGTTTGAATGTCTTGATTCCAATTCCTGGTGACAATTTATTATTACAGCTTGATTATGCAAGCCAGAAGAGAGTGAAGAGGGCTTTCAAGAGGGGTTTTATGTGCCACCAGTGCTGGAAGAGTGACAAGAGTGTTGTCAATTGTTCCAGTTGCAACAGAAAACGATATTGCGTTGAGTGCCTTGCAAAATGGTTATTACATCTTGAAAAACTCATTTTCCTGTTGTATATAAGAACTTTCTTCATCTGCGTATTGATATTTCATCAGACCATTGTTTTATGACCAGCTGAACTCTGATTTTCTTTTTGCCGATCAATTCTGTAAATATGGATTGGGTTTTATCTCCTGTTTCTAATGCCACTACAAATGATTGATTACAGGTATCCGGAGAAAACAAGAGAGGATGTAGAAGTTTCTTGTCCATTTTGTCGAGGCAATTGTAATTGCAGATTATGCCTCAGAGAGAAGTTAGCTATCATGGTATGTGCCTTCCATTAATTTTCTTCTTTCTGTTCCATTTTCTAAACTAAAGGAACTTTACATGCTGATGCCAACAACAATGAAGCCTTGTACTACTACTTGGCTCAAACTCGAAGCATAGTGCTCTACTTAGGACCATTTTTTAGTAAGAGCAATACAAGCAAGGGCTTTCTGAATAGTTCTATCTCATGTTTGACATCAGCATAACCATCTTTGACATCAGCATCATCCATAAAATCATATCTCCTAGCATGAGCATTAGTTAGGTCTTTGTTTCATGTTCAAGCTACTTTAAATTTGTCTCCTAGTATATATTCTGATGTCAAATGAACCATGCTAATTTGACAGGATGAGCATGAGGTAGCAGATACAAATATTAAACTGCAGAAGTTGCTTTATTTGCTACATGAAATTCTGCCTCTGCTTCGACATATACAACAGGAGCAACATGCTGAACTAGAGGTGGAAGCCAGTATACATGGTACTGTAATGTGATATGTCTGGTTTTTGTAAGTTTTGGTTTTTATACTAGATGATGCTTCGAAATGCTAAGTGATGTATGCCTTCCTTTGCCATAGGTGTGCAATTGACAGAACAGGACATAATGGTATCAGTGATAGATGATGATGATCGAGTGTATTGGTATCACCTCATGCTCTTTGATACCAAGGAGAAACTTGTGGTTTTTGTTATGTTATGttacgtttttgcccctaaattgaAAATCTCATGTCATATTAGTTACTTGGAAACAGCTTACATTCTTTACCATATTAATCTGTGTGCTTATCTTATATTTAAACTAGTAGGAAGATGTGAAAAAGGGTTATCCTAGGATAGTGCCGATTTGATGAGACTGATTCATAAAGCTTACCTTATATTTTGTTGTGAAAATCAAAACCAATTCACACCATTAAGAAACTTAACTCTTATTAGTTGATCTTTTCTTTGTAGTACTTAGTAATGGGTTGTATATTGTTAATGATATGCATCAACCGTGATGGATCTTGTTGTCTTCTACTATCGTGTATATTATCATGTGGTTATGAAATTGCATCTAAAGATATGCAAAAgggatttttattgttattaataaTTTGCAGACATGGCTATTGTTTTTCCTACTATAATGACTATGAATGTTTCCTTCCTTGACAGTGACAATTGCAATACATCCATTGTCAATTTCCATAGAAGCTGCCCTGATTGTTTATATGATCTATGTATATCATGCTGTCATGAACTTAGAAAAGGGTCTCAGCCTGGAGGGAATGAAGCAAAATCTTCTCACCAGCTGTCTgctaaaagagtaaatagtcgaGCTATGGGTTCAGATGACCAGATTCCTGCAGTGGCAGCAAGAAATGATTGGAGAGCTGAGGAAGATGGTAGGATTCCTTGTCCTCCAAATGGAAAGGGTGGTTGTGGTCGTGAGACACTTTCACTGAGACGCTTATTTGAAACTAATTCAGTTGAGCAACTGATTCAGAGTGCTGAGGAGCTCACCATTAATTTTCAGTTACCTGATATCGAGTTTTCTCAAGGCTGTTCTTTGTGTCAAACCACCTGCTCTGCAGGAAATGAAGCAAAAAACTTTGAAGTAAGGCAGGCAGCTCATAGAGAGAAAAGTCATGACAATTTTGTGTACTGCCCGAATGTAATGCAGTTGGAAGACAATAGCATTCAGCATTTTCAAACTCATTGGATGCGAGGTGAACCTGTTATTGTTAGAAATGTCCTTGAAAAAAGTTCTGGTCTTAGTTGGGAACCATTGGTTATGTGGAGAGCTTTTATAGGTGCAAAAAAGATATTAAAAGAGGAGGCTAAGAGGGTTAAAGCAATTGATTGCTTGGACTGGTGTGAGGTACTTTTTTCATCTTTAGTATGTTTAAAGGCATCTTTGTGATTCCAGGGTT from Gossypium hirsutum isolate 1008001.06 chromosome D12, Gossypium_hirsutum_v2.1, whole genome shotgun sequence includes these protein-coding regions:
- the LOC107947242 gene encoding uncharacterized protein isoform X3, with the translated sequence MSESGTSQRKKRKRLIPVVEEVGKDGDQQIKAGDGNSGDQGDQSWLGVGGGGGGVESVLQWFGEDGVNGGGEGFKLWGVGNEGGFGLGMDGSGEGGAGFGDDGVFGGVGGSGGVAFGGMGLADGLMEGLFGGVCEPNKGFINVGGEVSQLFAGEAECSNVGGNGIQGFLDETLVAGLGNEGKQAKGKRGRPKGSKKNNNNKKKTIGGEHIIEGLSDNKVEMEDPLKPKRGRPKGAMNKKKRTVGGEQIIEGLSDNKVEMEDPLKPKRGRPKGTTKKKKKKKKKKTIGSEHCIEGLSDSRVEMENPLKPKRGRPKGSTKKKKKKTIGGEQSIEGLSDSKVEMEDPLKPKRGRPKGTMNKKKKKTIGGEQSIEVFSNSKVEMEDPLKANPKRGRPKGSKNKQKKLASGVGADDKVGNEIVCVMEKQGLAMGTSGDNVQLNSRNGKPKVSKNEKEIIVEENQDMSGEIGGGEGADGIHKRDNVVQPKRKVGRGRPKGSKNKPKSSDEKLGLSSEQQTFPVDIVGGYFVDRGFGLVRTPLVRDEDMVMPVEAVTCGDAIGKKIDGRRWNRGRPKGSKNKRKRPYFLMKKSCSIKSQAERKRFVGNTLKMNKGISSKHLRDNLGMRKKVLTAGVRGHLNKRRNVLTANFGNAQRKSRTRKKNSSSQSESSDSTLDYASQKRVKRAFKRGFMCHQCWKSDKSVVNCSSCNRKRYCVECLAKWYPEKTREDVEVSCPFCRGNCNCRLCLREKLAIMDEHEVADTNIKLQKLLYLLHEILPLLRHIQQEQHAELEVEASIHGVQLTEQDIMVSVIDDDDRVYWYHLMLFDTKEKLVVFVIDNCNTSIVNFHRSCPDCLYDLCISCCHELRKGSQPGGNEAKSSHQLSAKRVNSRAMGSDDQIPAVAARNDWRAEEDGRIPCPPNGKGGCGRETLSLRRLFETNSVEQLIQSAEELTINFQLPDIEFSQGCSLCQTTCSAGNEAKNFEVRQAAHREKSHDNFVYCPNVMQLEDNSIQHFQTHWMRGEPVIVRNVLEKSSGLSWEPLVMWRAFIGAKKILKEEAKRVKAIDCLDWCEVEVNILRFFKGYMEGRWYKNGWPEMLKLKDWPATNSFEECLPRHAAEFIAMLPFKDYTHPNSGILNLATKLPAVLKPDLGPKTYIAYGSLKELGRGDSVTKLHCDISDAVNVLTHTTNVNLPWQSKIIDELQKAYDAENLHTRCCGQRRKVPQIFGRKRKKRRHKDERKNPEMMCNQEHNDNIVGKTRNSDEESSLNGIDDLGSVRPDTNMIRESVTENLSSENELGGAVWDIFRREDVPKLIEYLQKHHKEFYHISNLPVNFVIHPIHDQTLYLTERHKRQLKEEFNVEPWTFEQHVGEAVFIPAGCPHQVRNRQSCIKVALDFVSPENVQECIRLTEEFRLLPKSHRAKEDKLEVKKMAVYAATLAVSEAKDLSTKLK
- the LOC107947242 gene encoding uncharacterized protein isoform X4, with translation MSESGTSQRKKRKRLIPVVEEVGKDGDQQIKAGDGNSGDQGDQSWLGVGGGGGGVESVLQWFGEDGVNGGGEGFKLWGVGNEGGFGLGMDGSGEGGAGFGDDGVFGGVGGSGGVAFGGMGLADGLMEGLFGGVCEPNKGFINVGGEVSQLFAGEAECSNVGGNGIQGFLDETLVAGLGNEGKQAKGKRGRPKGSKKNNNNKKKTIGGEHIIEGLSDNKVEMEDPLKPKRGRPKGAMNKKKRTVGGEQIIEGLSDNKVEMEDPLKPKRGRPKGTTKKKKKKKKKKTIGSEHCIEGLSDSRVEMENPLKPKRGRPKGSTKKKKKKTIGGEQSIEGLSDSKVEMEDPLKPKRGRPKGTMNKKKKKTIGGEQSIEVFSNSKVEMEDPLKANPKRGRPKGSKNKQKKLASGVGADDKVGNEIVCVMEKQGLAMGTSGDNVQLNSRNGKPKVSKNEKEIIVEENQDMSGEIGGGEGADGIHKRDNVVQPKRKVGRGRPKGSKNKPKSSDEKLGLSSEQQTFPVDIVGGYFVDRGFGLVRTPLVRDEDMVMPVEAVTCGDAIGKKIDGRRWNRGRPKGSKNKRKRPYFLMKKSCSIKSQAERKRFVGNTLKMNKGISSKHLRDNLGMRKKVLTAGVRGHLNKRRNVLTANFGNAQRKSRTRKKNSSSQSESSDSTLDYASQKRVKRAFKRGFMCHQCWKSDKSVVNCSSCNRKRYCVECLAKWYPEKTREDVEVSCPFCRGNCNCRLCLREKLAIMDEHEVADTNIKLQKLLYLLHEILPLLRHIQQEQHAELEVEASIHGVQLTEQDIMVSVIDDDDRVYCDNCNTSIVNFHRSCPDCLYDLCISCCHELRKGSQPGGNEAKSSHQLSAKRVNSRAMGSDDQIPAVAARNDWRAEEDGRIPCPPNGKGGCGRETLSLRRLFETNSVEQLIQSAEELTINFQLPDIEFSQGCSLCQTTCSAGNEAKNFEVRQAAHREKSHDNFVYCPNVMQLEDNSIQHFQTHWMRGEPVIVRNVLEKSSGLSWEPLVMWRAFIGAKKILKEEAKRVKAIDCLDWCEVEVNILRFFKGYMEGRWYKNGWPEMLKLKDWPATNSFEECLPRHAAEFIAMLPFKDYTHPNSGILNLATKLPAVLKPDLGPKTYIAYGSLKELGRGDSVTKLHCDISDAVNVLTHTTNVNLPWQSKIIDELQKAYDAENLHTRCCGQRRKVPQIFGRKRKKRRHKDERKNPEMMCNQEHNDNIVGKTRNSDEESSLNGIDDLGSVRPDTNMIRESVTENLSSENELGGAVWDIFRREDVPKLIEYLQKHHKEFYHISNLPVNFVIHPIHDQTLYLTERHKRQLKEEFNVEPWTFEQHVGEAVFIPAGCPHQVRNRQSCIKVALDFVSPENVQECIRLTEEFRLLPKSHRAKEDKLEVKKMAVYAATLAVSEAKDLSTKLK